In one window of Buchnera aphidicola (Schlechtendalia chinensis) DNA:
- a CDS encoding YchF/TatD family DNA exonuclease gives MFFVDSHCHIDLLNYSKIHSGIEDVLQKSIKNHVKLLLAVTTSIKNFNHVKKFIKNNKNILLSFGIHPLHINQKKYKTDTIIYYSKDMEVVAIGETGLDYYHQMDNIELQKTLFRKHIYAAIELNKPLLVHTRNSINDTISILKEKTSNKCKGIIHSFSENVDSARKILDMGFYISFSGNLTFKNSDHIREVIKFVPLKQMLLETDSPYLTPIPHRGKENQPSFLYDTALFVSKLKNVSIKTLSEHTTQNFFKLFKLKPSNFNVF, from the coding sequence ATGTTTTTTGTAGATTCGCATTGCCACATTGATCTCTTAAATTATAGTAAAATACATTCAGGAATAGAAGATGTATTACAAAAATCTATAAAAAATCATGTTAAACTGCTATTAGCAGTAACTACGTCTATCAAAAACTTTAACCATGTAAAAAAGTTTATAAAAAACAATAAGAATATATTGTTATCTTTTGGAATTCATCCATTACATATTAATCAAAAAAAATATAAAACAGACACTATAATATATTATTCTAAAGATATGGAAGTGGTTGCAATAGGAGAAACTGGATTGGATTACTATCATCAAATGGATAATATTGAATTACAAAAAACATTGTTTCGAAAACATATTTATGCTGCAATAGAACTCAACAAACCATTATTAGTACACACTAGAAATTCTATAAATGATACAATTTCCATCTTAAAAGAAAAAACATCAAATAAATGTAAAGGAATAATTCATTCTTTTTCTGAAAATGTAGATTCAGCAAGAAAGATATTAGACATGGGATTTTACATTTCTTTTTCTGGAAATTTAACATTTAAAAATTCCGATCACATTCGAGAAGTCATTAAATTTGTACCGTTAAAACAAATGTTATTAGAAACTGATTCTCCATATTTAACGCCAATACCTCACAGAGGAAAAGAAAATCAACCTTCATTTTTGTATGATACAGCATTATTTGTATCTAAATTAAAAAATGTGAGCATTAAAACACTTTCGGAACATACTACACAAAATTTTTTTAAATTATTTAAATTAAAACCATCAAATTTTAATGTTTTTTAA
- the ptsG gene encoding PTS glucose transporter subunit IIBC, with product MFKNMFSNLQKVGKSLMLPVSVLPIAGILLGIGSANFNFVPNIVSRIMSESGGSVFANMPLIFAIGIALGFTKNDGVSALAAVISYGIMTKTFSLMTSIFLKISITELNQQHLLDTGILGGIIAGSISAYMFNKFHRIQLPDYLGFFSGKRFIPIVSGLSAILIGLTLSFIWPPIEHVIKIFSIWAAYQNPTLAFGIYGIVERALVPFGLHHIWNVPFQMQIGEYSNSIGQIFHGDVARYMAGDPTAGKLSGGFIFKMYGLPAAALAIWQCSHKKNKVKIGSIMISGALTSFLTGITEPIEFSFILVAPILYIIHSILSGLSFPICILFNMRSGTSFSHGLIDFLVLSGNSNNLWLFPIIGVLYGLTYYIIFYIAIKKFNLQTPGRENFKSTLSYKNIKEMIPILVLALGGKNNITSLDACITRLRITVVNTSNIDKKKLKDLGASGILISGLGVQIVFGTKSDNIKTEIDNYILNH from the coding sequence ATGTTTAAAAATATGTTCTCAAATCTCCAAAAAGTAGGAAAATCATTGATGTTACCAGTTTCTGTTCTTCCTATCGCTGGAATATTATTAGGTATTGGATCTGCAAATTTTAACTTTGTTCCGAATATTGTTTCACGTATTATGTCTGAATCTGGAGGATCAGTATTCGCTAACATGCCTTTAATTTTTGCTATTGGAATAGCATTAGGATTTACTAAAAACGACGGAGTATCTGCTTTAGCTGCTGTTATTTCTTACGGAATCATGACTAAAACGTTTTCATTAATGACTTCTATATTTTTAAAAATTTCAATTACAGAACTAAATCAACAGCATCTTTTAGATACTGGAATATTAGGAGGTATCATAGCTGGTTCTATTTCTGCATACATGTTTAATAAATTTCATCGTATTCAACTTCCAGATTATTTAGGTTTTTTTTCTGGAAAACGATTTATTCCAATAGTTTCCGGTTTATCAGCAATTCTAATAGGTTTAACATTATCGTTTATATGGCCTCCTATAGAACATGTTATAAAAATATTTTCTATATGGGCTGCATATCAAAATCCTACGTTAGCATTCGGAATATATGGCATAGTGGAAAGAGCATTAGTGCCATTCGGATTACACCACATATGGAACGTTCCTTTCCAAATGCAAATTGGAGAATATAGTAATTCAATAGGGCAAATATTTCACGGAGACGTAGCTAGATATATGGCAGGTGACCCTACTGCAGGAAAATTGTCTGGAGGTTTTATATTCAAGATGTATGGTTTACCCGCTGCAGCTTTAGCAATATGGCAATGTTCTCATAAAAAAAATAAAGTAAAAATAGGAAGTATTATGATATCTGGAGCGTTAACATCTTTTTTAACTGGAATTACTGAACCAATCGAATTTTCCTTTATATTAGTAGCACCTATATTATATATAATCCACTCTATTTTATCTGGATTGTCATTTCCTATTTGCATTCTTTTTAATATGCGTTCAGGAACTAGTTTTTCTCATGGATTAATTGATTTTCTAGTTTTAAGTGGAAATAGTAACAATTTATGGTTATTTCCCATTATAGGGGTGTTATATGGACTGACTTATTATATAATTTTTTATATAGCTATAAAAAAATTTAATTTACAAACACCAGGAAGAGAGAATTTCAAAAGTACATTATCATATAAAAATATAAAAGAAATGATTCCAATTTTAGTATTAGCTTTAGGCGGAAAAAATAATATTACTTCTTTAGATGCTTGTATTACAAGATTGCGCATTACAGTAGTTAATACATCTAATATTGATAAAAAGAAATTAAAAGATCTTGGAGCATCTGGTATACTTATTTCAGGGTTAGGAGTTCAAATAGTATTCGGAACTAAATCAGATAATATTAAGACAGAAATTGATAATTATATTTTAAACCATTAA
- a CDS encoding histidine triad nucleotide-binding protein has protein sequence MKNQSIFSKIIKENDLSKIIYQDKDVTAFNDINPIAPVHIIIVSNELIRSTNEINEKNKHILGHMMYIATVLAKKKKISENGYRLIINCNSHAGQEIFHLHLHLLGGKKLGKMLF, from the coding sequence TTGAAAAACCAAAGTATTTTTAGCAAAATAATAAAGGAAAACGATTTATCTAAGATAATTTACCAAGATAAAGATGTAACTGCTTTTAACGATATTAATCCAATAGCTCCTGTACACATAATCATCGTTTCAAATGAATTAATACGATCTACTAATGAAATTAATGAGAAAAATAAGCATATATTAGGACATATGATGTACATAGCTACTGTTTTAGCTAAAAAGAAAAAGATTTCTGAAAATGGATATCGATTAATTATCAATTGTAACTCACACGCTGGACAAGAAATATTTCACTTGCATTTACATCTTTTAGGAGGAAAAAAACTAGGAAAAATGTTATTTTAA